One part of the Arabidopsis thaliana chromosome 4, partial sequence genome encodes these proteins:
- a CDS encoding Survival protein SurE-like phosphatase/nucleotidase, with translation MEIDGGDRISGERPIIMVTNDDGIDAPGLRSLVRVLVSTNLYDVRVCAPDSEKSAVSHSIIWSRPLTAKRVEIDGATAYSVDGTPADCTGLGLSEALFPSRPDLVLSGINVGSNCGYNIVYSGTVAGAREAFLYDVPSASISYDFDWKRGEMNANDFALSAQACLPIINGILGAIKNKTHPMQCFLNIDLPTDIANHKGYKLTRQGKSMGKMGWRQVEEEAQGPKMLSTMTMDTESGVVSSENDTSAHAGKDSRLFKRELRASISEEGSDSHYLKEGFVSISPIVVSLTHLHSSKLQKETNILLKYCRLR, from the exons ATGGAGATTGACGGTGGAGATCGTATTTCCGGTGAACGACCGATCATTATGGTCACCAACGACGACGGAATAGACGCGCCTGGCCTTCGTTCTCTTGTTCGTGTCCTCGTCTCCACTAACCTCTACGATGTTCGCGTTTGCGCTCCTGATTC GGAGAAATCTGCTGTTAGTCACAGTATAATATGGAGTAGACCACTCACTGCAAAACGAGTAGAGATCGATGGAGCTACTGCTTATTCTGTTGATG GAACTCCTGCGGATTGCACTGGTTTGGGCTTATCGGAAGCACTCTTTCCTTCTCGTCCTGACCTG GTTCTGAGTGGTATAAACGTGGGTAGCAACTGCGGTTATAACAT CGTCTATTCTGGAACTGTTGCTGGCGCTCGTGAAGCCTTCCTTTATGATGTGCCTTCTGCCTCCATATcatatgattttgattg GAAACGTGGAGAGATGAATGCTAATGATTTTGCCCTTTCTGCCCAAGCCTGCTTGCCCATTATCAACGGCATACTCGGtgcaatcaagaacaaaactcaCCCTATGCAATGCTTTCTGAATATCGATTTGCCGACTGATATTGCTAACCACAAG GGATACAAACTAACTAGACAAGGTAAAAGCATGGGTAAAATGGGATGGAGACAAGTGGAAGAGGAAGCACAAGGGCCGAAGATGTTATCAACAATGACAATGGATACAGAGTCAGGAGTAGTCTCATCAGAGAACGACACATCTGCTCATGCGGGAAAAGATAGCCGTTTATTCAAAAGAGAG TTAAGGGCAAGCATCAGTGAAGAAGGGAGTGATTCTCATTACCTAAAAGAAGGATTTGTAAGCATATCTCCCATAGTTGTCTCTTTAACTCATCTCCACTCATCCAAacttcaaaaagaaacaaacattctTTTAAAATACTGCAGATTACGGTGA
- the AO1 gene encoding amine oxidase 1 (amine oxidase 1 (AO1); FUNCTIONS IN: primary amine oxidase activity, copper ion binding; INVOLVED IN: secondary cell wall biogenesis; LOCATED IN: cell wall; EXPRESSED IN: 23 plant structures; EXPRESSED DURING: 12 growth stages; CONTAINS InterPro DOMAIN/s: Copper amine oxidase, N-terminal (InterPro:IPR016182), Copper amine oxidase, N2-terminal (InterPro:IPR015800), Copper amine oxidase, N2/N3-terminal (InterPro:IPR015801), Copper amine oxidase, N3-terminal (InterPro:IPR015802), Copper amine oxidase (InterPro:IPR000269), Copper amine oxidase, C-terminal (InterPro:IPR015798); BEST Arabidopsis thaliana protein match is: Copper amine oxidase family protein (TAIR:AT1G31690.1); Has 1545 Blast hits to 1541 proteins in 275 species: Archae - 14; Bacteria - 376; Metazoa - 250; Fungi - 453; Plants - 241; Viruses - 0; Other Eukaryotes - 211 (source: NCBI BLink).), with the protein MNTSILAILFLIQCVFTLGLHFHPLDPLTPQEINKTSFIVKKSHLGNLKDLTFHYLDLEEPNKSHVLQWLSPNPSKKPPPPRRRSFVVVRAGGQTYELIIDLTTSKIASSRIYTGHGFPSFTFIELFKASKLPLTYPPFKKSILDRSLNISEVSCIPFTVGWYGETTTRRELKASCFYRDGSVNVFTRPIEGITVTIDVDSMQVIKYSDRFRKPIPDKEGNDFRTKHRPFPFFCNVSDTGFKILGNRVKWANWKFHVGFTARAGVTISTASVLDPRTKRFRRVMYRGHVSETFVPYMDPTYEWYYRTFMDIGEFGFGRSAVNLQPLIDCPQNAAFLDGHVAGPDGTAQKMTNVMCVFEKNGYGASFRHTEINVPGQVITSGEAEISLVVRMVATLGNYDYIVDWEFKKNGAIRVGVDLTGVLEVKATSYTSNDQITENVYGTLVAKNTIAVNHDHYLTYYLDLDVDGNGNSLVKAKLKTVRVTEVNKTSSRRKSYWTVVKETAKTEADGRVRLGSDPVELLIVNPNKKTKIGNTVGYRLIPEHLQATSLLTDDDYPELRAGYTKYPVWVTAYDRSERWAGGFYSDRSRGDDGLAVWSSRNREIENKDIVMWYNVGFHHIPYQEDFPVMPTLHGGFTLRPSNFFDNDPLIG; encoded by the exons ATGAACACATCAATACTTGCCATACTTTTTCTCATACAATGTGTTTTCACTCTTGGTCTCCATTTCCACCCACTTGATCCCTTAACTCCccaagaaatcaacaaaacaagctTTATCGTCAAGAAATCTCATCTAGGCAACCTCAAAGATCTCACATTTCATTATCTCGACCTCGAAGAACCAAACAAGAGCCACGTCCTCCAATGGCTATCACCAAATCCCTCCAAGAAACCACCACCCCCACGTCGTCGCTCATTCGTCGTGGTTCGAGCCGGTGGTCAAACCTACGAGCTCATCATCGACCTAACCACGAGCAAGATTGCATCCTCCCGCATCTACACAGGCCATGGTTTCCCCTCATTCACATTCATAGAGCTTTTCAAAGCAAGCAAGCTTCCTCTAACTTACCCACCTTTCAAGAAATCGATTCTCGATCGATCCCTAAACATCTCCGAGGTTTCTTGCATCCCTTTCACCGTTGGTTGGTACGGAGAAACCACCACGAGACGTGAACTCAAAGCCTCTTGCTTTTACAGAGACGGATCAGTCAACGTCTTCACAAGACCCATCGAAGGAATCACCGTAACTATAGACGTCGACTCAATGCAAGTCATCAAGTACTCCGACAGATTCCGAAAGCCTATCCCTGATAAAGAAGGTAACGACTTTAGGACTAAACACAGACCCTTCCCGTTCTTTTGCAACGTCTCCGACACAGGCTTCAAGATACTCGGCAATAGAGTCAAGTGGGCTAACTGGAAATTCCACGTCGGATTTACCGCAAGAGCGGGAGTAACTATATCGACGGCTTCGGTTCTTGACCCGAGAACCAAAAGGTTTCGACGAGTGATGTATAGAGGGCACGTGTCAGAGACTTTTGTTCCGTACATGGACCCAACCTACGAATGGTACTACCGTACGTTCATGGACATTGGAGAGTTTGGTTTCGGGAGATCCGCCGTGAATCTGCAGCCACTCATTGACTGCCCGCAAAACGCTGCGTTTTTAGATGGGCACGTGGCCGGACCAGATGGGACAGCTCAGAAGATGACCAATGTGATGTGTGTATTCGAGAAAAACGGTTACGGTGCTTCTTTTAGACACACCGAGATTAATGTTCCAGGACAAGTG ATAACAAGTGGGGAAGCTGAAATAAGTTTAGTGGTTAGAATGGTGGCCACACTTGGAAACTATGATTACATAGTGGATTGGGAATTTAAAAAGAATGGAGCCATCAGAGTTGGG gtGGATTTGACTGGAGTTTTAGAAGTAAAAGCGACATCGTACACTTCAAACGATCAAATAACGGAGAACGTATACGGTACACTGGTGGCGAAGAACACTATCGCCGTTAACCACGACCATTACCTAACGTACTACTTGGACCTCGACGTTGACGGTAACGGCAATTCCTTGGTGAAAGCCAAACTCAAAACGGTAAGAGTAACGGAAGTTAACAAAACGTCTTCTCGGAGGAAGAGTTACTGGACGGTCGTTAAAGAGACGGCGAAAACGGAAGCTGACGGTAGAGTTCGACTCGGCTCGGATCCGGTTGAGCTGTTAATAGTAAACCCGAACAAGAAGACGAAAATAGGAAATACAGTTGGTTACCGGCTGATACCGGAACATTTACAAGCCACTTCGCTTTTAACCGATGATGATTACCCCGAGTTAAGAGCCGGTTACACGAAATATCCGGTTTGGGTGACCGCCTATGACCGGTCCGAGAGATGGGCCGGTGGGTTTTATAGTGATCGGAGCCGTGGCGATGACGGTTTAGCTGTATGGAGTAGTAG GaacagagagatagagaacAAAGACATAGTGATGTGGTACAACGTTGGGTTTCATCACATTCCATACCAAGAGGATTTTCCGGTTATGCCAACTCTTCACGGTGGTTTTACTCTTCGGCCTTCAAATTTCTTCGATAACGATCCTTTGATTGGGTAA
- a CDS encoding Acyl-CoA N-acyltransferase with RING/FYVE/PHD-type zinc finger protein (Acyl-CoA N-acyltransferase with RING/FYVE/PHD-type zinc finger protein; FUNCTIONS IN: DNA binding, zinc ion binding; INVOLVED IN: regulation of transcription, DNA-dependent; LOCATED IN: nucleus; EXPRESSED IN: 23 plant structures; EXPRESSED DURING: 14 growth stages; CONTAINS InterPro DOMAIN/s: Zinc finger, PHD-type, conserved site (InterPro:IPR019786), Zinc finger, PHD-type (InterPro:IPR001965), Zinc finger, FYVE/PHD-type (InterPro:IPR011011), Acyl-CoA N-acyltransferase (InterPro:IPR016181), Zinc finger, PHD-finger (InterPro:IPR019787); BEST Arabidopsis thaliana protein match is: Acyl-CoA N-acyltransferase with RING/FYVE/PHD-type zinc finger protein (TAIR:AT1G05380.2); Has 1402 Blast hits to 1245 proteins in 121 species: Archae - 0; Bacteria - 0; Metazoa - 811; Fungi - 61; Plants - 450; Viruses - 0; Other Eukaryotes - 80 (source: NCBI BLink).), translating to MDRGGRRSGESPGVLIKKRSSSGCLIVKKNDGVGRICSFSESRPNWESNKRSRMITSDSESSDRFTIPRNMRQYRNVEESRFGWKRDCVEGKGDDCFVGNSREWKESKRHRLDDDDDNDDDEESEDELMAMRMRRSFDGSGVDIGKKAYLGSAHFANDREYGTGSSRKGLDIEKRRKPYLDGSGNIGFGNQGYRNRCKVSGNEAKTTHALLLQKKYKRDMNFDEPIRVQGKNGVLKVMVNKQNKIGGLLQNAKAEQTQCGSTIQETGKIRVAIQLPNTLKTEKLPKLPPPARIQSNGLKLPMSLTMKSKGQNQDSEDSDSSGRLQKRIIQPHKPSQMSSTGGEKTLPEASMPSKIRDGKIRRGSGTEKQRLRERIREMLLEAGWTIDYRPRRNRDYLDAVYISPRGTAYWSIIKAYEALLKQLNSGEKVAKPCDDSSTFSLISDEILSQLTRKTKSKIEKDMKRELHSASDSDGKATFARNFLAIKNEVGNDDRYVHKQQRNVMSVKNEVNSRDSSQGTTSKSESPLHHQTEKSTGSSSHRVDGGKSSKHGRSTLLVRRSVRGDNSESDGFVPSSEKRTVLAWLIDSGTLQLSEKVMYMNQRRTRAMLEGWITRDGIHCGCCSKILAVSKFEIHAGSKLRQPFQNIFLNSGVSLLQCQIDAWDKQKGAGNIGFCSVDVIADDPNDDACGICGDGGDLVCCDGCPSTFHQRCLDIRMFPLGDWHCPNCTCKFCKAVIEDVTQTVGANTCKMCEKKYHKSCMPKANVTPADTTEPITSFCGKKCKALSEGVKKYVGVKHELEAGFSWSLVHRECTNSDLSLSGHPHIVENNSKLALALTVMDECFLPIIDRRSGVNIVQNVLYNCGSNFNRLNFGGFYTALLERGDEIVASASIRFHGNRLAEMPFIGTRHVYRHQGMCRRLFSVVESALQHLKVKLLIIPATADFSHVWISKFGFRQVEDSLKKEMRSMNLLTFPGIDVLQKELLAPRHTESAVDTDCDPCNEGTNSAIKTNEVSVLETTSPSRDKPVSDYLVEHQPYEDVSSASRDSLVHDGYPKMLETAFKTSTMARSSDMEKHMDCKTSYSRFDGEDEEDSLIESPPQRNSDMAFLDHIIRSPVDTGATENRDVYGSGDDDSPETQ from the exons ATGGATAGAGGTGGGAGGAGATCTGGTGAATCTCCAGGGGTATTGATTAAGAAGAGAAGTTCTTCTGGTTGCTTAATTGTGAAGAAGAACGATGGTGTTGGTAGGATTTGTTCGTTTTCAGAGAGTCGTCCGAATTGGGAGTCCAATAAGAGGTCTAGGATGATTACGAGTGACTCTGAGTCTAGCGATAGATTTACCATCCCTCGAAATATGCGCCAGTATCGTAATGTAGAAGAGAGTCGTTTTGGATGGAAAAGAGATTGTGTTGAAGGGAAAGGGGATGATTGTTTTGTGGGGAATAGTAGAGAGTGGAAGGAGAGTAAGAGACATAGattagatgatgatgatgacaatgatgatgatgaggagaGTGAAGATGAATTGATGGCAATGAGGATGAGGAGGTCGTTTGATGGAAGTGGTGTTGATATTGGTAAGAAAGCTTATTTGGGGTCTGCTCACTTTGCTAATGATAGGGAATATGGAACTGGTTCTAGTCGTAAAGGTTTAGAtattgagaagagaagaaaaccgTATTTAGATGGATCAGGGAACATAGGTTTTGGTAATCAAGGTTATAGAAACAGGTGTAAGGTGAGTGGAAACGAAGCTAAAACTACTCATGCgttgttgttgcagaagaAGTACAAGCGTGACATGAATTTTGATGAACCAATCAGGGTGCAGGGGAAAAATGGTGTCCTCAAGGTGATGGTGAACAAGCAGAATAAGATAGGAGGGTTACTGCAAAATGCGAAAGCTGAACAAACTCAATGTGGCTCAACGATTCAAGAGACTGGTAAAATACGTGTTGCTATCCAGTTGCCAAACActttaaaaactgaaaagttGCCGAAACTGCCTCCCCCAGCCAGAATACAGTCAAATGGGCTAAAACTGCCCATGTCCTTAACCATGAAGAGTAAGGGACAGAACCAAGATTCTGAAGATAGTGATAGCTCGGGCCGGCTGCAGAAAAGAATAATACAACCTCATAAGCCCTCTCAGATGTCAAGCACTGGAGGAGAAAAGACATTACCTGAAGCGTCAATGCCTTCCAAAATTAGAGATGGAAAGATTAGGCGTGGTTCAGGcacagaaaaacaaagattacgTGAGCGAATTAGGGAAATGTTACTGGAAGCAGGGTGGACGATTGACTACAGACCTAGGAGGAATAGAGACTACCTAGATGCAGTTTATATAAGTCCCAGGGGAACAGCGTATTGGTCTATTATCAAGGCTTATGAAGCACTTCTGAAGCAGTTAAATAGTGGGGAAAAAGTTGCCAAGCCTTGTGACGATAGTTCCACATTTTCTCTGATATCAGATGAGATACTCAGTCAGTTAACAAGGAAAACCAAAAGTAAGATTGAAAAAGATATGAAAAGGGAGCTACACTCTGCCAGTGATAGTGATGGAAAAGCGACTTTTGCAAGGAATTTCCTAGCTATTAAAAATGAAGTAGGAAACGATGACAGGTATGTTCATAAACAACAGCGAAATGTCATGTCAGTGAAGAATGAGGTCAACAGCAGAGATAGTTCACAGGGTACAACTTCAAAAAGTGAAAGCCCTTTGCATCACCAAACTGAAAAGTCAACTGGTTCCTCCTCTCACCGTGTGGATGGAGGGAAAAGTAGCAAACATGGTAGGAGTACACTGTTGGTGCGGCGTTCAGTCAGAGGAGATAATTCAGAGAGTGATGGTTTTGTACCCTCATCTGAAAAACGGACGGTACTGGCATGGCTGATTGATAGTGGAACCTTACAGTTGAGTGAAAAGGTAATGTACATGAACCAACGCCGGACACGCGCCATGCTTGAGGGTTGGATAACAAGAGACGGGATTCACTGTGGTTGCTGTAGTAAAATTCTTGCGGTTTCGAAGTTTGAGATACATGCTGGAAGCAAATTGCGGCAGCCATTTCAGAACATATTTTTGAATTCTGgggtttctcttcttcaatgcCAAATAGATGCATGGGATAAGCAAAAGGGTGCTGGGAACATTGGTTTTTGTTCAGTAGATGTAATTGCTGATGATCCAAATGACGATGCTTGTGGTATTTGTGGAGATGGAGGTGATTTAGTTTGCTGTGATGGTTGTCCCTCAACTTTCCACCAAAGATGCCTAGACATACGG ATGTTTCCTCTTGGTGATTGGCATTGCCCCAATTGTACATGCAAATTCTGTAAGGCAGTTATTGAAGATGTTACTCAGACTGTGGGTGCAAATACCTGCAAAATGTGTGAGAAAAAAT ATCACAAATCATGCATGCCCAAGGCAAATGTTACCCCAGCTGATACCACTGAACCAATCACCTCTTTTTGTGGGAAGAAGTGCAAAGCG CTCTCCGAAGGTGTCAAGAAGTATGTTGGTGTCAAACATGAGTTGGAAGCTGGATTTTCATGGTCTCTAGTTCATAGGGAATGCACAAATTCAGATTTATCCTTAAGTGGACACCCTCATATTGTGGAAAACAATTCCAAGCTTGCATTAGCTTTGACAGTCATGGATGAATGCTTTCTGCCCATTATTGACAGGAGGAGTGGGGTGAATATAGTACAAAATGTCCTTTACAATTGTGG GTCCAACTTCAATCGGCTGAACTTTGGTGGATTCTATACTGCTCTTCTTGAAAGAGGCGACGAAATAGTTGCTTCAGCATCTATTAG ATTTCATGGTAACCGTCTAGCTGAGATGCCGTTCATTGGAACTCGGCATGTCTACAGACACCAAGGGATGTGCCGGCGGCTTTTCAGCGTAGTTGAATCA GCTCTTCAACATCTCAAAGTCAAATTACTAATTATCCCTGCAACTGCCGACTTTAGCCATGTTTGGATATCCAAATTCGGGTTTCGACAAGTCGAGGATTCTCTGAAGAAAGAAATGCGGTCCATGAATCTGCTAACCTTCCCTGGCATTGATGTGTTACAGAAAGAGCTGTTAGCACCACGACATACCGAGTCTGCTGTCGACACAG ACTGTGACCCATGCAATGAAGGCACTAATTCAGCGATCAAGACTAATGAAGTTTCCGTCTTGGAGACCACATCACCGTCAAGAGATAAACCGGTATCAGATTATTTGGTCGAACACCAACCATATGAGGATGTAAGTTCTGCTTCCCGGGATAGTCTAGTCCACGATGGTTACCCCAAAATGCTAGAGACTGCGTTCAAAACTTCAACCATGGCGAGATCATCAGATATGGAGAAGCACATGGACTGCAAAACTTCCTATAGTCGAtttgatggagaagatgaggaagataGTTTAATTGAGTCTCCTCCTCAACGAAACAGCGACATGGCTTTCTTAGATCACATCATCCGCTCTCCGGTAGACACTGGTGCAACGGAAAACAGAGATGTCTATGGTTCAGGGGATGACGATTCTCCGGAAACGCAATGA
- a CDS encoding Survival protein SurE-like phosphatase/nucleotidase (Survival protein SurE-like phosphatase/nucleotidase; FUNCTIONS IN: hydrolase activity, acid phosphatase activity; INVOLVED IN: biological_process unknown; LOCATED IN: cellular_component unknown; EXPRESSED IN: 22 plant structures; EXPRESSED DURING: 15 growth stages; CONTAINS InterPro DOMAIN/s: Survival protein SurE-like phosphatase/nucleotidase (InterPro:IPR002828); BEST Arabidopsis thaliana protein match is: Survival protein SurE-like phosphatase/nucleotidase (TAIR:AT1G72880.1); Has 30201 Blast hits to 17322 proteins in 780 species: Archae - 12; Bacteria - 1396; Metazoa - 17338; Fungi - 3422; Plants - 5037; Viruses - 0; Other Eukaryotes - 2996 (source: NCBI BLink).), producing the protein MEIDGGDRISGERPIIMVTNDDGIDAPGLRSLVRVLVSTNLYDVRVCAPDSEKSAVSHSIIWSRPLTAKRVEIDGATAYSVDGTPADCTGLGLSEALFPSRPDLVLSGINVGSNCGYNIVYSGTVAGAREAFLYDVPSASISYDFDWKRGEMNANDFALSAQACLPIINGILGAIKNKTHPMQCFLNIDLPTDIANHKGYKLTRQGKSMGKMGWRQVEEEAQGPKMLSTMTMDTESGVVSSENDTSAHAGKDSRLFKRELRASISEEGSDSHYLKEGFITVTPLGALSQTDVDCQNYYKEWLPKITNQSCSSSSL; encoded by the exons ATGGAGATTGACGGTGGAGATCGTATTTCCGGTGAACGACCGATCATTATGGTCACCAACGACGACGGAATAGACGCGCCTGGCCTTCGTTCTCTTGTTCGTGTCCTCGTCTCCACTAACCTCTACGATGTTCGCGTTTGCGCTCCTGATTC GGAGAAATCTGCTGTTAGTCACAGTATAATATGGAGTAGACCACTCACTGCAAAACGAGTAGAGATCGATGGAGCTACTGCTTATTCTGTTGATG GAACTCCTGCGGATTGCACTGGTTTGGGCTTATCGGAAGCACTCTTTCCTTCTCGTCCTGACCTG GTTCTGAGTGGTATAAACGTGGGTAGCAACTGCGGTTATAACAT CGTCTATTCTGGAACTGTTGCTGGCGCTCGTGAAGCCTTCCTTTATGATGTGCCTTCTGCCTCCATATcatatgattttgattg GAAACGTGGAGAGATGAATGCTAATGATTTTGCCCTTTCTGCCCAAGCCTGCTTGCCCATTATCAACGGCATACTCGGtgcaatcaagaacaaaactcaCCCTATGCAATGCTTTCTGAATATCGATTTGCCGACTGATATTGCTAACCACAAG GGATACAAACTAACTAGACAAGGTAAAAGCATGGGTAAAATGGGATGGAGACAAGTGGAAGAGGAAGCACAAGGGCCGAAGATGTTATCAACAATGACAATGGATACAGAGTCAGGAGTAGTCTCATCAGAGAACGACACATCTGCTCATGCGGGAAAAGATAGCCGTTTATTCAAAAGAGAG TTAAGGGCAAGCATCAGTGAAGAAGGGAGTGATTCTCATTACCTAAAAGAAGGATTT ATTACGGTGACGCCGCTTGGAGCTCTATCTCAGACTGATGTGGATTGCCAAAACTACTACAAAGAATGGCTTCCCAAGATTACAAACCAGTCATGCTCCTCCTCATCCCTTTGA